The genomic region AAGCAAACATCACGAACACTTTGACACTGAAGGCGAGAAGCTGAAATGGCGACATCGTCTGACAATTCGAAAAAGGAGATTGCTCTGTGCATATCAGGGATGGCTGGATGCGGCAAAAGCACCGCAGCCAAAAAAATCGCTGAAAAATATGAGTTGCGCTATTTTTCAGGAGGCGATGCACTGAAAGCTTTGGCGTTAGAAGCAGGTTCCAAATCTGTCGATAGAGGGTGGTGGGAAAGCGAAGAAGGAATGAACTTCCTCAAGAAACGAACGGAGGATTCGTCCTTTGACAGAAAGGTTGACGAAAAATTGTTGGAATGGGCAAGGCAAGGAGATGTTGTTCTTGACAGCTGGACTATGCCATGGCTTCTAGAAACAGGCTTCAAAATCTGGTTGGAAGCATCGCCTAGAGAAAGGGCTCGGCGAATCGCACAACGAGACAAAATAAGCATTGAAAAAGCGTTTGCAGCTTTGAAGGAGAAAGACGCGAAAACCAAAGCTATCTACAAAAAACTCTACGGATTTGACCTTGGAGAAGATTTTTCTCCTTTCAACCTCATTCTAGACGTAAACGATCTAAGTTCAGATGAAGTTCTCAAAACACTAAGCCTCGTTATAGATCGTATGTTCCGTTAGAATCAACAGTGAAACTATAAATGTCAACTTCTTAAGCGGCAATATCCCCCGCACAATTTCCTTTTCACACTCATAGAAATCCACCCAGAAGTAAGGGGGGAGGGGGTAGGTGGCTAAGCTCCCTTAATTTTTTTTGGGGAGGTTCAAAGTATCCGCCAATGTAGAGTAGAAACTTAAACATGTCAGTCCGTGGTAAGGCGTTGACATTGAATTCAATCTCTAAAACTGTGCTGTTTCAAGAGTCTGGGTGTGGCATCTCACAGCACTAGTACAGCCAAATGTGCTCCGTGTACACATGAGAAACAAGTGCTAATGATGAAAAATGGGTACTGTTAAATATCAGTTGCTGCATCTCTTTCAAAACCAGCGGAGTGATCTCCAATGTCTGCAGTTGAAGTTGGGAGAATCTGTGTGAAAGTCGTCGGTAGAGAGGCGGGACGCAAATGCGTGATCGTAGACCTGATTGACAAGAACTTCGTCCTCTTAACTGGACCCAAAGAGGTTACAGGAATAAAGCGCAGAAGAGTCAACATAAATCACATAGAACCAACAGGAGAAAAAATTAAACTCGACCGAGGGGCAACCGACGAAGACGTGGCTCAAGCACTGGAAACGGCTGGGAAAACTGAAGAAATGGAAGAACTTGTCAAACCGAAGGCTTTTACTTAAGGTAACACATAGAAAAAAGGATTGTTCTTCTATGAACTCCGCGAAATGCAAGCATAAGAATAGTCTAGGGCTTCTTCGACCATAGACGTGCTTGAAAGCCTTCTCCGTCAGTACATGCATGCCTTTTACTGCTATCATAACACAGCTAGAGACTTGACTACTTATTCTTGGATTCCAATGCTTTTTTAAACTCTTTATTGATCTCTTCAACATACGTGTCAAGTGGCAAGAGGTCACGACTAACCGTGAGCAATGTCTCATCTGAAATCTGTCCATTGCGAACTAACTGACTCCCAGCTTCTCTAGCTGCTTTAACAACGTCATCGGCTGATGACCCACTTCGTAGCATATAGGAGAAGGCTGGTCCATGGGGTCTCAACAGTGCTCCTGCAAATGTTCTACTCATATTTT from Candidatus Bathyarchaeota archaeon harbors:
- a CDS encoding cytidylate kinase family protein, which produces MATSSDNSKKEIALCISGMAGCGKSTAAKKIAEKYELRYFSGGDALKALALEAGSKSVDRGWWESEEGMNFLKKRTEDSSFDRKVDEKLLEWARQGDVVLDSWTMPWLLETGFKIWLEASPRERARRIAQRDKISIEKAFAALKEKDAKTKAIYKKLYGFDLGEDFSPFNLILDVNDLSSDEVLKTLSLVIDRMFR
- a CDS encoding 50S ribosomal protein L14e; amino-acid sequence: MSAVEVGRICVKVVGREAGRKCVIVDLIDKNFVLLTGPKEVTGIKRRRVNINHIEPTGEKIKLDRGATDEDVAQALETAGKTEEMEELVKPKAFT